TCACTGGGAAAGAGGAAGGCGCAGATATTCACAAACAGTGCTGTAAGTCAACAATTATTCTCACTTATCAGTGACATGAACTTTTCTATGTTCATTTTTACATATTGTAAATAGCTTATTCGTTGATGTCCAATCTGAATTAATGATCCCTTAGGCTTGTAAACTGAAATTGGGGGATGCGAAGGGAGCATTGATTGATATAGAGTTTGCATTGCGTGATGGTCAAAATAATGCAAAGGCTTGGTTTCGTCAAGGTCAGGTTGGTAACTACTAATTCAGAGACCTTATTTACTTGTATTTGACATCCTGTAGGTTTCAATTAGGCGTGTGTGTGTATAAAAACAATTTATACAGGCCCTTAACTCTGCtgtaattattgtgaacattttaaTCAGGCACACATGGCTCTTAATGACGTGGATGCTGCATTAGAGAGTTTCAAGAAGGCAAAAGAGTTGGAACCAAATGAAGGTTAGACACTGTCATTAAGTTTTTGTCCATTAGGCAAAACTAGTTAtttaaccctcgcttcgcgccgggggttcgatttttaattattttattgcgtttagtaaaattattttgtggctaacgatgatatcattgaagcgcaactcgagtcaaactaacaggtataacccgtgagagatttaaatgttattttaaattaacaatatatgtgcatctccgcgtttcgctatggaattgtcgacttttaaaaatttaacgcaaaataaacgtgtatgaaaagtaccccaaatatttagcgttttttaaaaagcgtccattttgcgtatagctagtgacattgtgttcctaaaattatttcgagtttaacgatggtgtcggaaaaatttaactcgttgcgagcgagaagatatgacccgttgaatatttaggtggagtttatttaagattttttatgaaaatggttatttgacactttaccccctgtttggggggtcgatttgaaattttcaaaaaaatgtgggggcctttgttggtaaaatgaaatttagttaaaatgttAAAAAAAAGggtgaaaagtcgaaaatacccctgacactattcataacttttgtctattagctaatactagttgtggagccctcgcttcgcgccgggggctccgttttgaatgcgagttaaaaaaaaaagtctttccttttgtggatctattttgtaaaaaagaattttttcgacatctaacattgaagggttgttccttttgtgaaagttgcttcttttagcgttaaagttagtagatctattttgtaaaaaaaaatatttttcgacattttttggtagcattgaaggattgttccttttaagaaagttgcttcttttatcgttggagacaaaaaaaaaatgtagcatAGTAGTGGCATATGTGAGTCCTACTGTTTGAGCGTAGTGTAGAagccggtaaagcgtggtgggtgtttttggtgttagtgatgggataaataataatttataatatagggATAAAGTAGggggtcgatttgtattttaatgaaagttaagggTTAGGTTTGTAAAAAGTGAAaaattgaatagtactattcataacaagtaagacaaattttgtctattagttatattggtaacGTAAATGATGGTTGGAAATTAATTTAACTTCAATGAAATTGATTTGCAGCTGGAATAATAAGGGAGCTTAAGGCAGCACAGAAGAAGGTATGTACACATTTGCCAATACATGAGCAATGGCCATTCGACAATTTTGTTTAAAATAAAGATATGGATACAGGTTGCTGATAGACTTGAGAGAGAAAAGAAGGCATACTCCAAGTTTTTCTCGTAGTTGTGCGGCCATTTTGTCATCAATGAGGCGTGTAAGATAGCTCAACAAGTAGACAACAACGGCAATCAAACTACTTGTGTAGTATTCTATGTTTATTCTCTGGGCTCATAGATTTGCCAGATCCTCCCATTTACAGCGTAGAGGACTGAGCACCATACGAAGTTTGTTATTTGGTTGAATCCAGTAATGTAAAAGGTTTTTCTTTTTCTAGTCAAGAAAAGGGTCCATACAAATAGAGATACATGATTTAcaaatgtctatatgaaaattTCGACAAATCATAAATTGTTTCAGTTGAACCACTTATATCAGATACCTTTCTTATTTGTTCGTCACATTCTAATATTTATCCTTTTTAACCTATGCTAGTTGAAAAGGACCCGAATACACAACCTATATAAGTCACGGGTCACAATTACAACCCTTATTTTTTGCCCATCGACTTTTACAATCAAGTTAAGTTCGAATTTCTTTCCATTTGATACCCATTTATTATTATCGTAGACCAATTTGACTATGCAAGTGACATAAACTAACTTTAAGGTTGAGAGCGAAGAAAACAGAGAAGTAACATCTTAGTTCTTTTTCTTCTATAAACATCGAAACAAAGAGCCAAAAAACATTCCATACTAAAGACTTAAATCGTCTCTTACAGAATAAAAACCACTTATATCGTAGAATACTGTTCTAATTGGGGAAAAAGATATACTTTTCAAGCAAAATGGTTGATTCAGTAGCAAGGCTACAGCCTACAAGTTGTAGTTTTCAAGCCCCAAATCTCTAAGCGCATCAGTGGCCGCATCCCTGCAACTTTTGTGTTTCTCCTTGGCATTCCTTATTATCTTCTCAATACCATTACTCAACAAAACAGACCTATGCAACAATAAACATAATTTCACAAATCAAAACCATAAATCAACAAGCACTCCGAAGTTAGTTTGCAACAAATAAAAACACCTGTTTTCTGAATTTCTGGCAACCAGATTACGTATCATGAGACATGCATTTTTCTGCAGCTGAAATGCTTGTGGGTAATTTTTCATAGCTTGGATAGCAAGCTCTCCTGCTCCAGCTTCCATGGCTAGGCCTGCATTTCCAGGTGATCGCAGGCACAGAGTACTTATGATAGTCATCACCTGTATTTGTACCACAAACACAGGTAGTTCATCTTAATGCACAAATGCAGGCAGAAAAAAAAAAGCCATTGCAATTGTGTGAACAAATTATAAATACCTCCTGGATGACAGATGGATCATCAGCAAGTCTACTAGAAAGTGTGATGAGTCTATTTAACCCTCCCTTTTCAACAATGGCACTCTTGTTGTAGTCACTTGCGGCCAACTAATCACGAAATATAAATATCAGAGGGATACAATATCACAAGAAGCATAtaatattaattacggtgattttgacaaacttttgataacaaAGAGCAGCAAGCTTTAGCCACAATACTGTTCCCCTGTATACCAGCGTCATCGATACAAATGAGCAACGAATCAATACCGCCATTTTCAGCAACGGATTTGCATATTTCATCCTAATGCCAAAAGACAAGCAAAAATCAGAACTGATTAAAAAGTTTTGTATATGGCCACTAAAATAAGAGAATCGTCTTCAATATGAATAACGGCAGAAGCAAAGTGCTATACAAAAGTGTTAATAACTTATTTAGAAAACATAGCAAATAAATTCTTGCTACGGAAAACAATGTTTAAAGACCACTACACACTATTCATGAATTATGCTGTTAAGCTAAGTCATCATGATTTACTTAACAATGGAATGTGTCTCTAAACATTTGTAGATTCATATTACGTTAAATTCCAATAGAAGTTGAAATTTTAGCACTCACATTTACTGCAACGGCCTTTAGTGCAATAGTTGCGGATACCACACTTGGTGAGCTAATCCCACCATCAAGTGACTTCACAAGAGCATCAGCTATTCCAACTTTTGCAAATTGTCGAGCATAGCCATAAACCTACAAAATGCACCATGTGAATACTTTACAACTCCTTTTAGCATTCAAGTATTAAGACGCTTATACATGTATTTCTGTAAATCACTAACTTGTGAAGCCAATACTCGGTTATCATCAGCGGACAAAAGCACTCGAATAGCATCATATAAACTAGGAATGCTCTCTTTACTATGCTTCCTCATAATCGTAACTATCAACTCATCAATATGTAACTCCACAAACGATTCCTTAAGAACCTCATTACCGGTCGCAGCCGCAGCAACAACAGAAAACACACTGTTCAAAACATTCGCATTTTGAGTTCCATTAGTTAGAATACCAACCACCATTTTTGGTCCTCCACTCTGCAGAAAAGTTTCTCTACTTTGAAGATCTGCATTAACAAATGCATTCATTCATAATTTACCTCAAACTAAGATCACTACATATAAATTATAAACTTATATCAATCGTATAAACCTCAATTCGGATatcataatatttcaatttataacaatactaattaaaacaaatatACCGTGAAGAAATGCAGCTAATGTATTCAAAGCAGATACAAGCGCTGTATCACGGCCAGTTATACTGAGCTTCTCACACACAGAACACATCAACTCTACACCTCCGTTTCTCGTGGCAACAGCGGCATTTCCGGATCCGGATCCATCAACCCGAGAAATTGCATTCAAATTATCGAATAAACCTATCGCTTCATTTACAACAGATTCATCAGTCCAATTCGAATCCTGTAATTGTTTGATCCTATGAATAGATTCGATCACCGGATTCAATTCTCCGGGAACTGTATTTGTGACGATACCGGAGAGATCTACACCTTGAAGAGTTAGGGTTTCGATTGCGTCAGTTAAGGCTTCAGTTGGTTCCATACCTAAATCGTCTATGTTTTCTTTAACCATTTCATCAAATGCTTGTTGCGAGATGGCACGGGAAGTAGGTTTTGCAGGTGCCATGCCGGAGCGCGGTGGGTGAGGATTAGACGGTTGAGTAGTGACGGTGGAAATGGTGTGTCTGTGTGACCTGCCACTGCCCGAGTgaatttttgaaaattaaattacCTTCTGAAATAGTAAATGACAAAATGTAACCTCACAATTGACTGAGTTTATTGGGTTTTAAATAAATACGAAAAAAAACTACCCTTGCAAATCTGATTGTTTACAAAATAACCCAATGGAATTATGAAGGAGAAGCCCATTAGAGTTTGGACCAACTACTGAGATTGGGTTCATTTAGGGATGAGCATGATGTCCGGGTAGGCGGGTACCGAATCAATTGGTACCTCTATCATTTTTTTATTCGAAAAATGAATATTGAATATTGTACTGCTATTATCGATTCTGTATCGATACGGTAAAATTATATAggaatattatatctatattatatatatatatggtactgaattaaaaacaaaaaattaaataCAAAAAATATTATTTCATGCAAGTTTTTAAATGCTTAAGGCCTATTAACTTCTCAATCATGATTCGAAATCGTTGACAAAGTATAAATTATGAGTATTTTTTCAAACTATTACATgcaagcaaggttgcaaaattcgctattcggggattaatcggtcaggactttagaaggattaatcggcaattcggggattaatcggattgtactttatgcatttaaatattaaatttcaaaaattatatgtgtaaatatagaaggaaatcataaacataaacataaacttcaacataattgtctaaattttttcattttgttcaaaaactatAAATTTCTAGTTTAAAATCACGTTAAAATGCTGACCAAGTTTGagtttgaccgactttgattaccaaattcgatttgacccatcaattgacgttgaccgattaattaaacggattttgaaaaatcggaacggattgctcttaaaagtgattaatcggggattaatcggcgagtaaatgagttttttacaacactgcatgCAAGTATAGAAGAATctggtggtctgcctcctttaggggagggtcaggagttcgactcccgttGAATACATATTTAAAAACACAATTTTATCTCTGTCATGAAGTATCATCCATGACaccttcccatatcgtttgggggaaaGGGGAGGGGGGGctttacttggtcgtgcccttggatcggtttcaaggtttccttccGGACAGCGATGGGGGCGAGGTTATTATCGCCGCATCGCCATAGTCGAAACATGATCGCAACGAGTGGTTTAGTTCCCTCGAGTGATCCATTTCGCTGTAAAAAAAAAGTAAGTTGGAATCCATCGAAATGTAGAGAAAGGAAAAATTACACCAAGCAAACTTTAGGATAACTAAATTATGTAGCAACCTTATGGAAGCCAAATATTAATTCATGCAAGCTTTAAAATAGTCATACTAAAGTAGATCCATAAACCAAAATAAATATCAATCATaacctataaaaatattaattaaagGAAGCCAAATTGTAATATGATATGAAAGTATCAAAACATAAAACGACTAGCTTTCAACTCCCATAAAACTGATAACATGAGtaatttctctctctctctctctctctctctctctctctctctctctctctctctctctctctctctatatatatatatatatatatatacatatatatatatatatatatatatatatatatatatatatatatatatatatatatatatatatatatatatatatatatgggcaagaTCAATGCGGAAGTAACTAATCGGGgtttttttttcagacatcaagattacacgaaaatatgaacatttaaaaaagacacttcgtgacgaatgtaattatttaggcgggaaaaagaTCGACaaaaattcaagataatattgatcgtgaagaatgttaacattttttttttaagtgttttgtgaagtaaaatttagcccgttttagagtttagggtttagggtttagggtttggtgttttgggtttagggactccaaaccgttcgtgttaaaaactcaatctaaattctaaatctaaaccctaaatttctaaaccctatatctaaaccatataaaccctaatatctaaactctgatatttaaactctaatatctaaaacctcaagatacgctcgaaaaacacgataattgttatatattacttcttcgagcgttttcccgtcaaaataaaaacatttatcacagagtgtctttattaaatgttcatattttcatccaatctataatgttcgtgaacaaagttttttcaaaaaacggaaaaaaaaaatctgcttccccccgattggttacttcccccttgatcctaccaatatatatatatatatatatatatatatatatatatatatatatatacatacatacatacatacatacatacatacatacatacatacatatacacacacacacacacacaataaaaTACGTTATATCGATGAATAACTTATCTATATATGTTTGTAATGCGGTACCGGGTACTAAAACGGAAAAATACCGGTGTGGTAACGAAAGTAACACATTAAAGCAAGCTGGGCCGTTCTTGCCATTTCGAGTAcgagtgtaacgacccgtcaaaatcgctattgtcgcggcacgttaatcattgattccacagtgagtttttgacctttatatgatacgttttgataaaatattgcattcattaaaataagtgactttctaaacatagaaatttataagcatgtgggcgagtgcttaggtataagcaaatccccaaaatacataagtttttatcatacaggttgacatcacagtccaattatttattacacaacgcagttttatttcgaatgcaataaattttatacaaagcatgagagactccatgcaggcaacaagcacatcacagcggaagcagtctaaggacctgagaataaaacatgctaaaaagtcaacacgaatattggtgagttataggtttaattgctcgagttataaatatatataaagatagaccacaagatttcatcaaaagtttatcaatagattctacgtaacagagcaccctggtaactaaacttaacgctataatgataattaccctattcgttttaatacaaacaaaccaacgtgtcataaactcaaataacatacgtccgttaaaaggctagcgctctagctcggacggggatgtcaagccctatggatccatatataattatttgcgcccaccagtccatatcctatgtactgtcagctactagttaccaaagctaagggattttcggtttaactcagtgtagaatttagtatgtacttgtgtcctattgcgtttaaaataaattgcatgtattctgagcccaaaaatatttaaagtatttaaaaagggagactataaactcacggttcaatattgagactcaatattgtaggtaaattgcgtagacgtaatgatggtagacgactgtatggttggccttggattcaagaaccatACCCCgatcaatacccaatatttccttagtttaaaacggtttgaaacccgaattaaaacaccctcgtatataccttattattattaaacttaaattataattaaaattataattaaaatta
The window above is part of the Rutidosis leptorrhynchoides isolate AG116_Rl617_1_P2 chromosome 1, CSIRO_AGI_Rlap_v1, whole genome shotgun sequence genome. Proteins encoded here:
- the LOC139886310 gene encoding uncharacterized protein, which encodes MAPAKPTSRAISQQAFDEMVKENIDDLGMEPTEALTDAIETLTLQGVDLSGIVTNTVPGELNPVIESIHRIKQLQDSNWTDESVVNEAIGLFDNLNAISRVDGSGSGNAAVATRNGGVELMCSVCEKLSITGRDTALVSALNTLAAFLHDLQSRETFLQSGGPKMVVGILTNGTQNANVLNSVFSVVAAAATGNEVLKESFVELHIDELIVTIMRKHSKESIPSLYDAIRVLLSADDNRVLASQVYGYARQFAKVGIADALVKSLDGGISSPSVVSATIALKAVAVNDEICKSVAENGGIDSLLICIDDAGIQGNSIVAKACCSLLSKLAASDYNKSAIVEKGGLNRLITLSSRLADDPSVIQEVMTIISTLCLRSPGNAGLAMEAGAGELAIQAMKNYPQAFQLQKNACLMIRNLVARNSENRSVLLSNGIEKIIRNAKEKHKSCRDAATDALRDLGLENYNL